TCAGCGCGGTCAGACCGAGCTGTGCCTGACCGGGTTCATGAACGCCGGAACCCCCAACTTCCGCCGCCCGGGCGGCAGCCCGGAGGACGTCTTCGGCATGTCCGGGACCGGCACCTTCGCCGAGGAGATCGTCCTGGCCGCGCCCTGCGCCGTGCCGATCCCCGACGACGTCCCGTACGACATCGCGGCGCTCATCGGCTGCGGGGTGACCACCGGGCTCGGAGCCGTCTTCAACACCGCCCGGGTGGAGGCCGGTTCATCGGTCGCGGTCATCGGCTGCGGCGGGGTGGGCATCAGCGTCATCCAGGGGGCGAGGGCGTCGGGCGCGGCGCAGATCGTCGCCGTCGACCCCGTGGAGTCGCGGCGCGAGGCCGCGCTGCGCTTCGGCGCCACCGAGGCGGTGGCCCCGGACGGTCTCGACACCGCCAAGAACAGCGTCACGGCGGGCGAGGGCTTCGACTACGTCTTCGAGGTCGTGGGCCGCTCCGCCACCGCCCGCCGGGCGTACGAGATCACCCGGCGCGGCGGCACGCTGTGCGTGGTCGGCGCCGGGGCGCTGGACGACTTCCTCCAGCTCAACATGTTCGAGCTGTTCTTCGACGAGAAGCGGATCCTGCCCTCGCTGTACGGCGGCGGCGATGTGCTCCGCTCCTACCGGCGCACCATCGACCTGTGGCGGGCGGGCCGGCTCGACCTCGAAGGTCTGATCACCCACCGGGTGCGGCTCGGCGAGATCAACGACGCGATCGGCCAGATGCGGACCGGGGAGGCGCTGCGCACATGCATCGAGATGTGACCGGCCCGCTGACCGGGAAGACCGCGATCGTCACCGGCGCCGGGCGCGGCCTCGGCCGTGCCGAGGCCCTGGAGCTGGGGCGGCTGGGCGCCAGTGTCGTCGTCAACGACTACGGGCAGGGCGGACGCGACGGCAGCGGCGAGGCATCGGCGGGACCCGCCGAACAGGTCGCCGAGGAGATCCGCGCGGCCGGTGGCCGGGCCACGGCGCACGCGGGCGACGTGGCCGACTTCGGGCAGGCGGGCGAGCTGGTCCGGCTCGCGATCGACACCTACGGCACGCTGGACATCCTGGTCAACAACGCGGGCATCCTGCGCGACCGGATGGTCTTCTCGATGAGTGAGGACGAGTGGGACTCGGTGATCCGGGTCCACCTCAAGGGCCACTTCAACACCATCCGCTTCGCCGCCGCGCACTGGCGCGAGCGGTCCAAGGCGGCGGACGGCGGCCCGGTGCACGGCCGGGTGGTGAACACCTCCTCCGAGGCGTTCCTCGCCGGTTCGCCGGGCCAGCCGAACTACGCGGCGGCCAAGGGCGGCATCGTCGGGCTCACCACCTCCACGGCGGTGGCCCTCGCCAAGTACGGGGTGACGGCCAACACCATCTGCCCGCGCGCCCGCACCCGGATGACCGAGGACGTCTTCGCCGACTTCGAGCTCCCGGAGGACGGCCGCCTCGACGCACTCGCCCCGGAACACGTGGCCCCGCTGGTCGGCTATCTCGCCTCACCGGCCGCGGCGAAGGTGAACGGCCAGGTGTTCGTCGTGCACGGCGGCATGCTGGCGATCCTGGAGCGGCCGAAGGTGGCGG
This genomic interval from Streptomyces asiaticus contains the following:
- a CDS encoding Zn-dependent alcohol dehydrogenase, translated to MRAAVLHETGQDKLEVLDDIEAVGFGPGKVRLRLRATGLCHSDLSAMAGVLPQPAPFVPGHEGAGEILEVGDGVTGLSAGDRVLVCWLPACGGCPSCQRGQTELCLTGFMNAGTPNFRRPGGSPEDVFGMSGTGTFAEEIVLAAPCAVPIPDDVPYDIAALIGCGVTTGLGAVFNTARVEAGSSVAVIGCGGVGISVIQGARASGAAQIVAVDPVESRREAALRFGATEAVAPDGLDTAKNSVTAGEGFDYVFEVVGRSATARRAYEITRRGGTLCVVGAGALDDFLQLNMFELFFDEKRILPSLYGGGDVLRSYRRTIDLWRAGRLDLEGLITHRVRLGEINDAIGQMRTGEALRTCIEM
- a CDS encoding 3-oxoacyl-ACP reductase; its protein translation is MTGPLTGKTAIVTGAGRGLGRAEALELGRLGASVVVNDYGQGGRDGSGEASAGPAEQVAEEIRAAGGRATAHAGDVADFGQAGELVRLAIDTYGTLDILVNNAGILRDRMVFSMSEDEWDSVIRVHLKGHFNTIRFAAAHWRERSKAADGGPVHGRVVNTSSEAFLAGSPGQPNYAAAKGGIVGLTTSTAVALAKYGVTANTICPRARTRMTEDVFADFELPEDGRLDALAPEHVAPLVGYLASPAAAKVNGQVFVVHGGMLAILERPKVAAKVDAKGDAFGFEELDAALTPYFAERGGEGFAAVEVLGLKRG